taGAAAAAAAAGGGGTATCTTGGTCTGATCATATGGTTTGATTCTTACAAGACAACATAGGATTTTGTTGGGGTTTAAAGTTTGAATTGCATCTGCATTTGTTGGTCTTTTACATTGTTTAAAACTATAGGAAGTAATGGTAGAGTTATCTAATTGTTAGTGATTGAATCATTTTGCTTGAAATTCCCACTTTATTGTCTAggaatttatttatatcttgaatCTCTAATTAAATCTCTTATAGGCTGAAACTGAAATGATCTAATTTTATAGTTACTAATTCGGGGAAGAGCGTTGAGGCTTGTGTAAGGGGCTGGTTGCCAAAGCCTCCAGAACATGACAACATACTTCAATATGTAGCCGATTTTACTGTCCCATCCGACTTCGGTAGACCCGGGGCTGTTCTCATCACCAACCAGCATGCCAAGGAATTCCACCTGCTGGAGATTGTTGTTCAAGATTTCGATGGAGTCCCTATTTACTTCTCTGCAAATACCTGGATCCATTCTCGGAATGATAATCCGGAAAGTCGAATTATATTCCGAAATCAAGTAAGAACTCTATACTAGTGGTTTCCGGTTTTCAATTGGGGCATGTTTATTCGATTAGTTATTGCTTAAGCTGTGCCTTATTGTCATGAACAGGCATACTTACCATCACAAACACCGCCTGGCATTAAAGACCTACGAAGGGAAGATTTGCTCAGCATTTGTGGTAACGGAAAAGGCGAGAGAATGCCTCATGAAAGAATTTACGATTATGATGTTTATAATGATTTAGGTAAACCTGACAAGGACAAAGATCTTGCTAGGCCGGTTTTGGGTGGCGAGGAAAGGCCTTATCCTAGGCGGTGTAGAACTGGCCGACCGGCTTCTAAAATAGGTATTATATTCAATGTAATCCTATGTCATTCTATGGTTAAAGTACTTGTTTTCGGATTGTTACACGGGAATTTCATATGTTTtttgatttgatgattcatttagATCCACTTTGTGAGAGTAGAATCGAAAAGCCTCATCCTGTTTACGTACCTCGGGATGAGGCCTTCGAGGAGATCAAACAGGATACTTTCTCTGCTGGGAGGTTGAAAGCACTTCTTCACAATCTTGTACCATTGATGGCTGCTACTTTATCGAGTTCTGATATTCCGTTCACATGCTTTTCGGAGATAGATAAGCTATACAATGACGGTTTCATCTTGAAAGACGATGAGCAAAGAAAATTAGGTGACAATCTATTCATCGGCAATATGATGAAACAAGTTCTCAATGTAGGCCAAAAGTTGCTAAAATATGAAATCCCAGCTGTTATAAGAAGTATGCTTTATTCATCCCTTGCCTTTCAGTTTGTTCTCTAAATAACATCGAAATGAGGCTAATAGCTTAAGCTTGTACTAATGGAGCATTGTTTTATTTTGCGATTTATCTTGGATTTTTGTCTCCAGAGGACAGATTTTCATGGTTGCGAGACAATGAATTTGCACGCCAGGCTTTGGCCGGAGTCAATCCTGTGAATATCGAGATTTTGAAGGTTATTTATAGATTTCTTTTGCCTGTTTTAGATTAGGATTTAGATTTGCTATTACTCCTTGGAAACCCTTAAAttcatttgatttcatttgatttTGCAGGAATTTCCGATTCTTAGCAAACTAGACCCTGCTATTTATGGCCCCCCGGAATCAGTGATCACTAAGGAATTGATCGAGCAAGAACTTCACGGGATGAGCGTGGATAAGGTATTAACATTTACAGGCACTACCCTGATACCTTCATGTACTcgttttatagatgacatttctGTTAAGTACCGCGTTTTACATCAGGCATTGGATTGTTTCTGAATGTTTTTGCTTGTTGAAAGTTGGAATTTTTGGAACTGCTTTGTTTGTCCAACATCAGGTGTATATAAGTGAACATTGTGGGGCCGGTTCTGATTTCTAGTGGAAAACAGAAGGGCATCCATGATACTGTCTGATGAGATATTTGTATTAGTCTCTTGTTACTGTATTGATGTTTTTCAAACATTTAAACCGCCTATAATATCGAGAAATCATTTGAAATTCTCTTAAGACCACTCTTTTACAATCCGATGTTACAGGCTCTCGAGGAAAAAAGATTGTTTATGGTGGATTTCCATGATATGCTTTTGCCTTTTATCAAGAGGATAAACAACTTACCAGGGAGAAAGTCTTATGCATCCCGGACGGTGTTCTTCTATACCAAGACCGGTATTCTAAGACCAATAGCTATCGAGCTTTCACTTCCTCCCACACCTTCATCAAATCGGAACAAATATGTTTATACTCATGGACATGATGCTACAACATACTGGATTTGGAAACTAGCCAAAGCTCATGTTTGTGCAAATGATGCCGGTGTCCATCAGCTTGCAAATCACTGGTAAAACATGAACAGTTTCAAAACCCGTATCTTTTTTTCGTCCAGACATATCTGGTTAACTTTAATGCATATCTTGTTACATTCTATTCATGCTATTAtgttatgatatttatttttcgGGAATGGGGGTAATTGGAACGTTTTAGGTTGCGTACTCATGCTTGCATGGAGCCATACATAATTGCAACTCAC
This DNA window, taken from Gossypium hirsutum isolate 1008001.06 unplaced genomic scaffold, Gossypium_hirsutum_v2.1 scaffold_1210, whole genome shotgun sequence, encodes the following:
- the LOC107886524 gene encoding lipoxygenase 6, chloroplastic encodes the protein MKENITEKIENKWEMLMNGIGRGILIQLISEEIDPVTNSGKSVEACVRGWLPKPPEHDNILQYVADFTVPSDFGRPGAVLITNQHAKEFHLLEIVVQDFDGVPIYFSANTWIHSRNDNPESRIIFRNQAYLPSQTPPGIKDLRREDLLSICGNGKGERMPHERIYDYDVYNDLGKPDKDKDLARPVLGGEERPYPRRCRTGRPASKIDPLCESRIEKPHPVYVPRDEAFEEIKQDTFSAGRLKALLHNLVPLMAATLSSSDIPFTCFSEIDKLYNDGFILKDDEQRKLGDNLFIGNMMKQVLNVGQKLLKYEIPAVIRKDRFSWLRDNEFARQALAGVNPVNIEILKEFPILSKLDPAIYGPPESVITKELIEQELHGMSVDKALEEKRLFMVDFHDMLLPFIKRINNLPGRKSYASRTVFFYTKTGILRPIAIELSLPPTPSSNRNKYVYTHGHDATTYWIWKLAKAHVCANDAGVHQLANHWLRTHACMEPYIIATHRQLSSMHPIYKLLHPHMRYTLEINALARQSLINGGGIIEASFSPGKYAMELSAAAYESWRFDREALPADLIHRGMAVEDPSAPGGLKLLIEDYPYAADGLLIWSAIKEWVESYVEHFYTEPDSVTSDVELQAWWSEIKNRGHHDKRNEPWWPKLATKEDLSGILTTMIWTASGQHAAINFGQYPFGGYMPNRPTLMRKLIPQETDPDFEKFMQNPQRTFLSSLPTQLQATKIMAVQDTLSTHSPDEEYLGKMNEFHSSWINDHKVLQMFDQFAAKLGEIEEIINERNKDMRLKNRTGAGIPPYELLLPSSGPGVTGRGIPNSISI